The DNA segment CCGTAATCCGTTTTGCCCATGTGTTGTAGAACACAACGGGAGCATCGCCGAACACAAATGGATAGTCGGTACGGTTGCGAAGAATCAGCAGACGAAGATCACTTATAAGTGGCGCATTCTCCAGCGCAATGCTCACAGTACGTGCTATTGTCGCTTGTGGTGGCTCGGATACGGAAAAGTTCCCCATGTCAATCTGCGCAGCCATCGCTTCACCATCTTCAATATTCGGATCGTGAAGCAGATGTTGCTTGAACATCTCAAGCAACATCTCAGATTGGGCCGGAGCGTATTTTTCGATTTCCATCGCCGTCCGACCACGCTGAAAGACAACGGCTTGGAGCAACGCCATGAACTCATGCGGACTGAAGAACTCACTGCGCTGATTCCACCCGATTTCAATTGCGGCACGCGTCGCGGACGCGTGGGTCGCCTCCATCTGCGAAAACGCTGACTCTAGTTCCTTGGAACCGTAGAAATTGTTCCGCGCGCACTGCCCCTTGATTGCAGCCCGCGGAACGACCACGCCGTCTGCGGTTGACAGCATCCCGATATTCCGGCCGTTCTCAGAGAAATTACGGAAGTAGTACTGCGGAACGTAGTGTTGGTTTTTGCGGTCGGCCATGGCAATCAAAGGTTCGTTGTCTCAAGCTAATGACCATGCGTCAGAGATAAGGTTCGCCAAATGCGTCGGATAACGAATTGCGATCTATCCGCTGGTCAGGCGTTAAAAAAGCTCAATGTTGATGGTTGAGCTGATCGCCTGACCTGCGAATAGATCGTGCGTTGAACTTTGTCGCTGCACTGGGTTGTTCGGGGAAGCGTATCAGAACGTCTGGTTCGCTAGAATGAGTCTACCAGATACGTTCTTGGCATGCCCGGGAAGCGGCAAGGCCGGGTAGCGACAGCTGAAACGCAGGTGGGCGATCTTGCTCGCGTTCCTTTGCACCTTCTACCTGAGTTTGCAGGTACCAATCGTAAAAATCCTTGCCATGGGACTCCGTCCAGAACTTCCGATGCGATTCGCGTTGCCGGTCGGCATACCACCACGGGCAACTGTCGCTCTCTCGCCACATCAGCTCCTTCCAAGATGGCTTCTCCGTCTGAGCGACCAGTTCCAACCGGTCACTGCCGCAGTGCTCACACAGCAAGTCGGGTTGATCGACTTCACCTCCTTCTTCGTCGGCGGGTGACACATCGCGACCGAGTGAACCATCGTGACAGGCCAAGGGATCTGGATGGTGTGCTTGTACAGAAACCGTAGCGAGCCGCTATTCCCAGTGGTCTGTCAGGACTTGTTTTTAGGGTAGTGGACGAGGCCACGAGTCCTGAACTGGCGTCAAATCCAAGGACTCGTGGCCTCGTCCACTACGAACAACCCTAACTTTTAGCTTTGACAGACCACTAGCTTCTGGCTTCTGGCTTCTGGCTTCTGGCTTCTGACTTCTGGCTTCTGGCTTCTGACTCGGACTCGGACTCGGACTCGGACTCGGACTCGGACTCGGACTCGGACTCGGACTCGGACTCGGACTCTGACTCTGACTCGGACTCTGACTCTGACTCGGACTCGGACTCGGACTCGGACTCGCCGGTGTTATCCGCAGCCATTTCGTCTCTCGGCACCTGTCGCCGCTCCGCGGCTTTTGGGGTGTGTGGGTTGCGTCTGAGACCTCGGGTTGAAACCCGAGGCTGTCGGATGTCACCGCTCCGCGGTTAAGTGTGCCGGCTGCGATTGCGGCAACAGTCGCGGAGCGACGGCATGAGAAAGCCTTGGGTTTCAACCCAAGGTTGGGAGAATTGCCACGCGTCGGCGAGTCGCAGAGCGACGACAGTTGTCAACGAGTTCATCACCCCCTGCCGCCGCTCCGCGGCTTCCCGGGCGTGGGGAACCGTCCGAGACCTCGGGTTGAAACCCGAGGCTGGCACCTGCCACCGCTCCGCGGTTGAGTGGGGCGAGCCCGTTCGTGGCCACAGTCGCGGAGCGACGACATCCGAGCAGCCTTTGGGTTTCAACCCAAGGTCCACGAAAGCCAAGCACACCGGCGAGTCGCGGAGCGACGACAGTTGTGCGTGCACCTGTCGCTGTTCCGAGTGCTCTCGGATAGTGCCAGCCACCATCTCGCCACCGTCCGAGACCTCGGGTTGAAACCCGAGGCTGGCACCTGCCACCGCTCCGCGGTTGGGTAAGGCGAGCCCGTTCGTGGCCACAGTCGCCGAGCGACGGCATCCGAGCAGCCTTTGGGTTTCAACCCAAGGTCCACGCATGCCCAGCACACGTGTGAGTCGCAGAGCGACGACAGTTGTCAACGAGTTCGTCACCCCCTGCCGCCGCTTCGCGGCTTCCCGGGCATGGGGAATCGTCCGAGACCTCGGGTTGAAACCCGAGGCTGGCAGCTGTCACCGCTCCGCGGTTGGGTGGGGCGAGCCCGTTCGTGGCCACAGTCGCGGCGCGACGGCATCCGAGCAGCCTTGGGGTTTCAACCCAAGGTCCACGCATGCCCAGCACACGTGTGAGTCGCAGAGCGACGACAGTTGGCAGTGAGTTCGCAACCCCCTGAGCCCCTGTTTTGCTCGTCGGGCTCAGAATTACGCAACCTGCCCCGGATCCTCGTGATATCCTAAGATCACGTCGCCGGGCGTCCTTTTTGCGAGCACTCGGCTGCCAAAGCTTTTCTGTCGACGAAGGAATTCACCATGAGCCGGACGATGCAAGATTTCACCGATTTGCTGCTCCAACAGGGCGTCATCAGTCTCGATCAGCTGTCCGAAGCCGAAGAAGTCGCGAAGAACACCAGTGCGGACATTGGTGACGTGCTGATCAAAATGGAATACGCCAGCCCCGAAGAAGTCGGGATGGCCTTGGCGAAGTTCCACAAAATTCCCTTTGTGGACCTCCGCAGCGAGCGGATCAGCGAATCCGTCATCGAATTGGTCCCCGAATCGGTCGCTCGCGAAAACACGGTGTTGCCCTTCAAAGAAGAAGACGGGGCCCTGACGATTCTGATCGCCGACCCGTTTGACCTCGAGACCATCGAAAAGCTGCGTTTCATCCTCAACCGGAAAATCGAAACCGCTCTGGCTCCCAAAGAAGCCATCAACGGGGCGATCAACCAGTACTACGGTCAGGTCGAAGGTGAATCGGCTGACTCGATGTTGCAAGAGTTCACCGACACAGCGATCGACTTCACCGAAACCGAGTCTGACACCGGTGGGGGGGAGGAAACCGTTGATGACAACTCCGCCCCCGTCATCCGGCTGGTCAACCTGATGATCGCGGAAGCCGTGCAGTTGCGGGCCAGCGACATCCACGTCGAACCCTTCGAAGATCGCGTTCGAATCCGTTATCGAATTGACGGCGTCTGCGTCGAGCGGGAAGCAGCCCCCCGGCGGATGCTGTCGGCCATCATCGCCCGGATCAAGATCCTCTCGAAGATCGACATCAGCGAAAAGCGACGCCCCACGGACGGGCGGATCAAAATCACGGTGGGGGACAAGCAACTCGATTTGCGGGTCAGCATCATCCCCACCAACCACGGCCAGTCCTGCGTGATGCGGCTGCTGGACAAGGACAACATCAAAGTCGGCACCCGGCAACTCGGCCTGTCCGAGCGGGACTTCCGCAACTTCAACTCGTTGATCCGTCGGCCCAACGGGATCGTGCTGGTCACCGGCCCAACCGGGTCCGGAAAGACCACCACCCTGTACGCCTCCCTGAACGCACTGAACCGACCCGACCGCAAGATCATCACGGCGGAAGACCCGGTCGAGTATTACCTGCCCGGGATCAATCAGGTTGAAGTGAAGCACAACATCGGCCTCGACTTCGCTCGCATCATTCGGGCCATGTTGCGGCAAGCACCCAACATCATCCTCGTCGGTGAAATGCGAGATCACGAGACCGCATCGATGGGAATTCAAGCCTCACTGACTGGACACTTGGTTTTCAGTACTCTACACACGAACGATGCGCCCAGTGCCATATCACGGATGGTGGACATCGGTGTACCATCCTACATGGTGGCAAGTTCCGTCATCGCGGTGCTGGCTCAGCGTTTGGTGCGGACCATTTGCCCTCGTTGCAAGGTCCGCTACCAGCCGCCTCAGAGCGTGATCGACGACTCGGAGATCCCACCAGAGATGCTCGCTCAAGCCGAGTTCTGCAAGGGCAAGGGATGCACGTACTGCGGCCGCACCGGCTACCGGGGCCGGATCGGGATCTACGAACTGATGTTGATCAACAACAAGCTTCGCGAGTTGATGTTCAAAGGAACGACCACCAAAACGATTCGCGAAGAGGCCATAAAGAACGGCATGTCAACGCTTTACGCCGATGGCATGCTCAAGGTGATTCGCGGGATCACGACTTTCGACGAAGTGTATCGGGTCGCCAAAAAGACCGAGCAAGAAGCGCTCGCTCTCGACCACATCGCGAAAGAGCTGTCGTCGCTGTAGGCCGGTTCGAATTCGCGAGCCCCTGACGCGACCGACACGCTCCGCGAATTCGGACTTCGGGGGGGGGTGGCCGCTTGGCCGGGTCCCGGCGACGGGCTGGCGAGAGGACTCGGCAGTCGGTTCTGGTGCCGCCGCATGGCCGAGCGGGTTGGTTCTGGCCGCCTCGGTAGGGGTGGTTGGGTGTGCATTCGGGCGACAAGACGCGAATTTCTTTGCCTTTGACGCTGTTTCACGCATAATGGCAGCGTCTGGCA comes from the Rhodopirellula islandica genome and includes:
- a CDS encoding DUF4238 domain-containing protein — its product is MADRKNQHYVPQYYFRNFSENGRNIGMLSTADGVVVPRAAIKGQCARNNFYGSKELESAFSQMEATHASATRAAIEIGWNQRSEFFSPHEFMALLQAVVFQRGRTAMEIEKYAPAQSEMLLEMFKQHLLHDPNIEDGEAMAAQIDMGNFSVSEPPQATIARTVSIALENAPLISDLRLLILRNRTDYPFVFGDAPVVFYNTWAKRITDRGVLGLQCPGLQIFYPIDPVTCLVLYDDAIYTTPFGDQLQYDIHQRSDVSGINALQFFHTTRAVYFAPTEKRDYVSDLWQAHKATLSSPHAEFNGDSDFLIDGERPDGPLMHIFEHQITYRLSLSFFSCEPVQPHEYVFRARTPEIVEEHEARIAEADLG
- a CDS encoding GspE/PulE family protein, with protein sequence MSRTMQDFTDLLLQQGVISLDQLSEAEEVAKNTSADIGDVLIKMEYASPEEVGMALAKFHKIPFVDLRSERISESVIELVPESVARENTVLPFKEEDGALTILIADPFDLETIEKLRFILNRKIETALAPKEAINGAINQYYGQVEGESADSMLQEFTDTAIDFTETESDTGGGEETVDDNSAPVIRLVNLMIAEAVQLRASDIHVEPFEDRVRIRYRIDGVCVEREAAPRRMLSAIIARIKILSKIDISEKRRPTDGRIKITVGDKQLDLRVSIIPTNHGQSCVMRLLDKDNIKVGTRQLGLSERDFRNFNSLIRRPNGIVLVTGPTGSGKTTTLYASLNALNRPDRKIITAEDPVEYYLPGINQVEVKHNIGLDFARIIRAMLRQAPNIILVGEMRDHETASMGIQASLTGHLVFSTLHTNDAPSAISRMVDIGVPSYMVASSVIAVLAQRLVRTICPRCKVRYQPPQSVIDDSEIPPEMLAQAEFCKGKGCTYCGRTGYRGRIGIYELMLINNKLRELMFKGTTTKTIREEAIKNGMSTLYADGMLKVIRGITTFDEVYRVAKKTEQEALALDHIAKELSSL